From Coffea arabica cultivar ET-39 chromosome 9c, Coffea Arabica ET-39 HiFi, whole genome shotgun sequence, one genomic window encodes:
- the LOC140014124 gene encoding uncharacterized protein — MVVSNKLQLLVVCVSHVHVSRAEEFRIRLGFDCVRTHSSRLLWVFYNLPIVCSVATEGDQFLSLEICHPQLPAPLTVTAVHAASTGEERRVLWDGLLHCQPHQKPWIVVGDFNVVVEPWEKRGGRPFRVAEARDFVDFMGSAGLFDGGFSGSNFTWCNNRHSRARIWKRLDHILLNEACMDLHLSVTVDHLARHPSDHAPLLMAVSTRLDSKPWCFRFINAWADHEEFLGVVKQSWEQECEGPPLHVLCSKLQRLRRSIQAWNKERVGNFSDNVRKAEAEVATLDQCMLGGGSENDQLQLHQAQARLSRALAMEEALWKQRSKVKWLQLGDRNTRFFHSVVKQRRMQAVIHGVHDANQEWVTEDARIGAEAIKYFSSLFSMEEAPANSEVLGVIPKLLSEDDNE, encoded by the coding sequence ATGGTAGTTTCAAATAAGCTCCAATTACTTGTGGTATGTGTATCTCATGTTCACGTGTCTCGTGCTGAGGAGTTTCGTATTAGATTAGGATTTGATTGTGTTCGAACTCATTCGTCGAGGTTGTTGTGGGTGTTCTATAACCTACCTATTGTTTGTTCTGTGGCGACTGAGGGGGATCAATTTTTATCACTGGAAATTTGTCATCCTCAATTGCCAGCTCCACTTACTGTTACTGCTGTTCATGCTGCCTCTACGGGGGAGGAAAGGAGGGTTCTTTGGGACGGGTTGTTGCATTGTCAGCCGCATCAGAAGCCTTGGATTGTTGTTGGAGATTTCAATGTGGTCGTTGAACCGTGGGAAAAAAGAGGGGGGAGGCCGTTTAGGGTGGCGGAGGCTAGagattttgttgattttatggGCTCTGCGGGTTTGTTTGATGGGGGCTTCTCAGGGTCGAACTTTACTTGGTGTAATAACCGCCACAGTAGAGCAAGGATTTGGAAGCGGTTGGATCATATCTTACTGAATGAGGCATGTATGGATTTGCATTTATCTGTCACGGTTGATCATTTGGCGCGACACCCTTCGGATCACGCCCCGTTGCTCATGGCGGTATCTACCCGGTTGGATAGCAAACCTTGGTGTTTTAGGTTCATTAACGCCTGGGCTGACCATGAGGAATTCTTGGGGGTGGTGAAGCAGTCTTGGGAGCAGGAGTGTGAGGGTCCCCCGTTGCACGTCCTTTGTTCAAAGTTACAACGGTTAAGGAGGAGTATTCAAGCGTGGAATAAAGAGAGAGTTGGGAATTTCTCTGACAATGTTAGGAAGGCGGAGGCGGAAGTGGCTACATTGGACCAATGTATGTTAGGAGGGGGTTCTGAGAATGATCAACTGCAGTTACATCAGGCCCAAGCTCGGCTTAGTCGTGCGCTGGCCATGGAGGAGGCCCTATGGAAGCAAAGGTCTAAAGTCAAATGGTTGCAGTTGGGGGATAGGAACACCAGATTTTTCCACTCGGTGGTGAAGCAACGGCGCATGCAAGCAGTGATTCATGGGGTCCATGATGCCAATCAAGAGTGGGTGACTGAGGATGCACGTATCGGGGCTGAAGCAATCAAGTACTTCTCGTCTCTTTTTTCGATGGAGGAGGCTCCAGCAAACTCAGAGGTACTTGGGGTCATCCCAAAATTATTGTCGGAGGATGACAATGAGTAG